The proteins below are encoded in one region of Fulvia fulva chromosome 9, complete sequence:
- a CDS encoding FAD-dependent monooxygenase cctM — protein sequence MAAAARTGHGPRVLVIGSGSAGLLTAQALHMQGARVTVFEQDSSLDARPRDWNFGIYWAQDPLAECLPEHIQKEVENAQVDGHRAGEDEVMPIYNGESGELLKNVPIPYNIRLARKKFLKLISTGIDIQYGKRLVDISSDGKQATATFEDGTTETGNLLIGAEGAHSPVRKFLVGPEKAAVTHLPLVASVTVAKLPAEAALKFQAFARRLMVIFHPLGYFNWIGLHDAPERSQPGEWTFMMIMSWIPEDREYDVMNVQNDAILADLKRRAKDFSDDIRLLWESVPEGTKCWHNRLSYWIPEPWHNRNGTVTLVGDAAHPMTFHRGQGLNNAIHDVALLARQLKEHGSTTEALNSYEQEMIPRARDAVIGSTDNSLATHDWSKLVQSPLFTKGLSQM from the exons ATGGCTGCAGCAGCAAGAACAGGACATGGACCCAGAGTACTGGTCATTGGGTCGG GATCGGCAGGCTTGTTGACCGCTCAAGCATTACACATG CAAGGCGCTCGTGTGACAGTCTTCGAGCAGGACTCTTCGCTTGACGCACGACCTCGAGACT GGAACTTCGGTATTTACTGGGCACAGGATCCTCTGGCAGAGTGCCTGCCAGAGCACATACAGAAGGAAGTCGAAAATGCTCAGGTCGACGGCCACAGAGCTGGTGAGGATGAAGTCATGCCCATCTACAACGGCGAGTCTGGGGAACTGCTGAAGAATGTGCCAATACCATACAACATCCGACTGGCACGAAAGAAGTTCCTGAAGCTCATATCCACCGGTATCGACATCCAATATGGCAAGCGTCTGGTCGACATCTCCTCAGACGGCAAGCAAGCAACAGCCACCTTCGAAGACGGCACAACAGAAACTGGAAACCTCCTCATCGGCGCAGAAGGCGCTCACTCTCCCGTCCGCAAGTTTCTAGTAGGACCAGAGAAAGCCGCGGTAACACATCTCCCCCTCGTGGCCTCCGTCACAGTGGCCAAGTTGCCTGCAGAAGCAGCCCTCAAATTCCAGGCCTTCGCCCGCAGACTCATGGTCATTTTCCATCCTCTCGGCTACTTCAACTGGATCGGCCTCCACGATGCACCCGAACGCTCTCAGCCCGGCGAGTGGACTTTCATGATGATCATGTCGTGGATCCCAGAAGACCGCGAGTACGACGTCATGAACGTGCAGAACGATGCGATACTCGCAGACCTCAAGCGTCGAGCCAAGGACTTTTCTGATGACATTCGGTTACTGTGGGAGAGTGTGCCGGAAGGTACCAAGTGCTGGCACAATCGTTTGTCGTATTGGATTCCTGAGCCGTGGCATAATCGAAACGGGACTGTGACGTTGGTTGGAGATGCAGCGCATCCTATGACTTTTC ATCGTGGGCAAGGGCTCAACAATGCCATTCACGATGTAGCGCTTCTTGCAAGGCAACTTAAGGAGCACGGCTCTACGACAGAGGCTTTGAACAGCTATGAACAAGAAATGATACCTCGAGCGCGAGATGCTGTGATTGGGTCCACAGACAACAGCTTAGCAACACACGACTGGTCCAAATTGGTTCAGTCACCATTGTTCACGAAGGGTCTGTCGCAAATGTAA
- a CDS encoding Methyltransferase, giving the protein MADTNTNAPAEAPRPVETASAIAPTLLAPFNADEDDADSAYGGSVAGTDTTSLLSPIARYREENGRTYHSYGTTEHWGPNDDKAQDQQDLSHHLWGLALKGQHFLAPVEPENVLDMGTGTGIWAMEMAEKFPDATVKGIDLSPIQPTWVPPNLFFEVDDYNMDWLDEEQFDLIHARELLGTTPDWPGLFRKAFKALKPGGWFEQHEPSLFFLSDVVKLEEDHPFPKWGQLMVESGEKAGLRFDIGAELKGWMEQAGFVNVTEYRMPWLIGGWSEDKHQREVGQWNQLRLDLGIADFCSRRFHNQMGLSPEEIEVFCARLRLAFRDKRLFGYQWAYFVYGQRPPTDPKPSILQP; this is encoded by the exons ATGGCCGACACCAATACTAACGCTCCTGCCGAAGCTCCCCGGCCTGTAGAGACAGCCAGCGCTATTGCACCTACTTTACTGGCGCCGTTCAACGCGGACGAAGACGATGCGGATTCGGCTTATGGTGGGTCCGTGGCTGGTACAGACACGACTTCACTTCTGTCTCCAATAGCAAGATATCGAGAAGAAAATGGCCGTACCTATCATTCCTACGGCACGACAGAGCACTGGGGACCGAATGACGACAAAGCACAAGACCAGCAAGATCTCTCGCACCATCTATGGGGACTGGCGTTGAAAGGACAGCACTTTCTCGCACCGGTGGAGCCTGAGAATGTGTTAGACATGGGCACTGGCACGGGGATTTGGGCGATGGAGATGGCCGAGAAGTTTCCTGATGCTACTGTCAAGGGCATT GACCTAAGTCCCATCCAGCCGACATGGGTACCGCCCAATCTGTTCTTCGAGGTAGACGACTACAACATGGACTGGCTAGACGAGGAGCAATTCGACTTGATCCACGCACGAGAACTGTTGGGTACCACGCCAGACTGGCCTGGTCTGTTCCGGAAAGCCTTTAAGGCGCTGAAGCCTGGTGGTTGGTTTGAGCAGCATGAACCTAGTCTGTTCTTCCTGTCGGATGTTGTGAAGCTCGAGGAGGATCACCCATTTCCCAAATGGGGTCAACTAATGGTGGAGTCCGGTGAGAAAGCAGGTCTTCGGTTCGACATCGGTGCAGAGCTCAAAGGATGGATGGAGCAGGCAGGCTTCGTGAACGTCACAGAGTATCGAATGCCATGGCTCATTGGTGGTTGGTCAGAAGACAAGCATCAACGAGAAGTTGGGCAGTGGAATCAGCTACGGCTGGATCTTGGTATTGCAGACTTTTGCTCGCGGCGATTCCATAATCAGATGGGG CTTTCACCCGAAGAGATCGAAGTGTTCTGTGCGAGGCTACGGCTTGCCTTCCGAGACAAACGCCTCTTTGGCTATCAGTGGGC ATACTTCGTATACGGACAGCGACCTCCGACTGACCCGAAACCATCCATATTACAACCATAG